The Nisaea sp. DNA window CAATTCAACCGGCTTGTGAATGAAGGCCTGGATCACACCTTACAAAATGAACGGTTGTGATGTTGTGGTGCAGCGACGGCTTATCGCACGCGAATTGCTCTGATTTTCTTTATGAAGATAACTATTTTTTAGGGCTTTTCAGATAAACTCCAAACTATGTCGCCTCCCAATAGGATGTATTTAGATAAATTTTTATTGAAATTATCTTCAAACATCTCTATTCAAGGTAACGTATGGTCAACAGAAGTCCCGGCCGGAGAAGCCTGCCGGTTTCGCCCGCGCTCTGGAGCAAAGAATGGCACGGCGCAAGTCGCATGATAGAGACAATCAGAGGTCTGGTTTGATTACCGGTGACAACGGCCGTGATGCCATCACCGGTTCGTCCGGCGACGACTCGATCTATGGCTATGGCGATCGCGACACGCTCTCTGGGGCCGGCGGCAATGACCAGCTATTTGGCGGCGACGGCGACGACTATCTCGTCGGTGGAGACGGCGACGACATCCTCTACGGCGAGGACGATAAGGACACGCTGAGCGGCGGCAACGGCAACGACGCTCTCTATGGCGGCGACGGCAAAAACAGCCTCTTCGGAAATAACGGCGACGATTTTCTCCTGGGTGGAGACGATAAGGACACGCTGTCCGGCGGATCCGGCAACGACACACTCTCCGGCGGCGCCGGGAACGATGCGCTGCGCGACGATAGCGGAAACAACTATTTCGACGGCGGTGCCGGCAAGGACAGCATCACAGGCGGTCAGGGCAGCGACACCATCCTCGGCGGCGCTGATGACGATCAGATCATCGGCGGAGCGGGCAATGACAGCATCGATGCCGGTGATGGTAACGACACAGTCTCCGGCGATTACAATAACGACACCATCCTGGGCGGCGCAGGCGACGACAAGCTCTATGGTCGCGGCGGCAACGACAGCATCGACGGTGGCGCTGGCAACGACCTGATCTCCGGTGGCTGGTCGAACGACACGCTGTCCGGCGGCGATAGCGACGACACAATCTCCGGGTTGGGCGGTAACGACAGTATCGACGGCGGTGCCGGCGATGACAGCATCAAGGGCGAGTCCGGCAACGACACGATTTCCGGCGGTGACGGTGATGATACCATCTCCGGCAAAGGCGGCAGCGACAGCATCGATGGCGGTGCCGGTAACGACTATATCCGCGGCGACTATGGCAGCGAGACACTTCTTGGCGGAGCCGGTGAAGACACAATATCCGGTGACGGCGGCAACGACCTTATCGATGGCGGCGACGATGCCGACCTGATCATCGCCTCCTCTGGCAGCGACACACTTTCTGGCGGCGCCGGCGATGACACAATATCCGGCGGCGGCGGCAGCGATGTCTTCTACGGGGGCGATGGTGCGGATTCCATTCTCGCGGGCGATGGCAGCGACAACATCGACGGCGGTGCCGGAAACGATGTTCTCAGCGGGGCATCGGGCGACGACACAATTTCTGGCGGCCTCGGCGAGGACACGATTGAGGGCGGCAGCGGCAACGACCTGTTCGCCGGTTCGGCCGCGGAACTGGACGGCGATCACTTCACGGATCTGGCATTCGGCGAGACCATTCGTCTGACGGACTCCGGTATCTCTGCCGATGCCGTGACGATGTCCAGCGCGGACGGCGTCACCACGGTCACCATCGATACGGATGGCAACGGCACAGCCGATGTTACCTTCACGCTCGACGGCAGCTTCGGGGGCGTCACCGCAACCAAATCCGAGGGCGGAACCAACCTGCAATTCTCCGCCGGTCCGCTCTCCGGCACTGCCGGCGACGATGTGCTCTCCGGCACCGGCGACGCGGATGTCATATCCGGCCTGGCCGGAAACGACACGCTCTCCGGTAGAGGCGGCGATGACAGCCTTGATGGCGGCGACGGCAACGATCTGATCAGGGCGGCAAGCGGCAACGACACGCTCGACGGCGGCAACGGCGACGACACGCTTTCCGGCGGCGGCGGCAATGACAGCATCGACGGCGGCGACGGTAACGACGAGATCAAGGCAGCCTCCGGCAACGATTCGATTTCAGCGGGCGCAGGTGACGACACGCTCTCCGGCGGTGGTGGCAATGACAGCATCGACGGCGGCGACGGAAACGACCTGATCAAGGCCGGCAGCGGCGACGATACGATTTCGGCCGGCGACGGCGACGACACCATCTCCAGCGGCGGCGGCAGCGACAGCGTCGACGGCGGCGCCGGCAATGATTCCATCCGCGGCGCCTACGGCAGCGAGACCCTCAGCGGCGGCGACGGCGACGAAACCATCTCCGGCGACGGCGGCAACGACCTGATCGATGGCGGCGCTGATGACGACCTGATCATCGCCTCCTCCGGCAATGACACCCTGTCCGGCGGCAGCGGAGACGACACCGTCGTCGGCGGCGGCGGCAGCGATAGCATCGACGGCGGCGCCGGAAATGACCGGTTAACCGGCGATTACGGCAACGACACATTCGACGGCGGGGCCGGCGAGGACACCATCTCCGGGGCCGGCGGTTCGGATCTGGTCGGGGGCGGCGACGGCGCCGATTCGCTCCTCGGCGGCGATGGCAGCGATACCCTTTATGGCGACGCAGGCAACGACACGCTCGAAGGCGGGGCTGCCGGCGACACAATCTATGGCGGTTCCGGCAACGATCTGTTCAGCGGCACCGGCGCCGAGATCAACGGCGACCATTTCGCCGATCTGGAAGCCGGCGAGACCGTCCGCATCACCGGCACCAGCTTCAGCGCCGACAAGGTCACCCTGAGCACCGAGAACGGCATCACCACCGTTGGCATCG harbors:
- a CDS encoding calcium-binding protein, whose amino-acid sequence is MARRKSHDRDNQRSGLITGDNGRDAITGSSGDDSIYGYGDRDTLSGAGGNDQLFGGDGDDYLVGGDGDDILYGEDDKDTLSGGNGNDALYGGDGKNSLFGNNGDDFLLGGDDKDTLSGGSGNDTLSGGAGNDALRDDSGNNYFDGGAGKDSITGGQGSDTILGGADDDQIIGGAGNDSIDAGDGNDTVSGDYNNDTILGGAGDDKLYGRGGNDSIDGGAGNDLISGGWSNDTLSGGDSDDTISGLGGNDSIDGGAGDDSIKGESGNDTISGGDGDDTISGKGGSDSIDGGAGNDYIRGDYGSETLLGGAGEDTISGDGGNDLIDGGDDADLIIASSGSDTLSGGAGDDTISGGGGSDVFYGGDGADSILAGDGSDNIDGGAGNDVLSGASGDDTISGGLGEDTIEGGSGNDLFAGSAAELDGDHFTDLAFGETIRLTDSGISADAVTMSSADGVTTVTIDTDGNGTADVTFTLDGSFGGVTATKSEGGTNLQFSAGPLSGTAGDDVLSGTGDADVISGLAGNDTLSGRGGDDSLDGGDGNDLIRAASGNDTLDGGNGDDTLSGGGGNDSIDGGDGNDEIKAASGNDSISAGAGDDTLSGGGGNDSIDGGDGNDLIKAGSGDDTISAGDGDDTISSGGGSDSVDGGAGNDSIRGAYGSETLSGGDGDETISGDGGNDLIDGGADDDLIIASSGNDTLSGGSGDDTVVGGGGSDSIDGGAGNDRLTGDYGNDTFDGGAGEDTISGAGGSDLVGGGDGADSLLGGDGSDTLYGDAGNDTLEGGAAGDTIYGGSGNDLFSGTGAEINGDHFADLEAGETVRITGTSFSADKVTLSTENGITTVGIDANGDGWPEISFTLEGSFSEVALSDDGGATSLTFATGPLTGSAGDDSLTGTTEADTISAVAGNDTLDGLAGDDVLDGGAGNDEITGGAGNDVLDGGAGDDTIDATAGTDTVNAGDGADAIYAGDSGVVDGGAGNDTLYVDTRSDLDGLTVSNIEDIVIADEQATEGDDAI